A window from Streptomyces sp. NBC_00299 encodes these proteins:
- a CDS encoding amino acid adenylation domain-containing protein: protein MKTIRDAFEAQAARTPDAAAVRAVRTYTYREFSARALALGEEILAHTRPGSLVALDATGPAGGALGILAAVGAGCAVLPLNRESPPAHRERVLANARPSLVLRETAECVFAIEPAAAAGGPVVPREPVMADIAYVMYTSGSTGLPKGVMVPHTALLDRLAGLASTPGLAAGEVMVAATALSFDISMAEMLLPLTVGASFLAVPDDVRFDPYLFQEFVDKHAPQVIQATPSFWRMLLATEWQGATGARLWCGGEALTPELARRLLPRGAELWNMYGPTEATIWATAARVEQPDVISLGSPLDGSGLYLAAVDDSGTTHLGQTVTEPGTAGEIVLSGAGIALGYLDRDDLTAERFPTGDTAGVGGRLYRTGDRGRYRPDGSLEFLGRVDDQIKLRGHRIELGEIEAVLEEHPDITAAVAVLRDADRPEHASITAHVTARREGVSGKALRTWLRERLPAGHCPSRIVVRGTLPRTTAGKIDRVLLAAE, encoded by the coding sequence ATGAAGACGATACGAGACGCCTTCGAGGCCCAGGCGGCACGCACCCCGGACGCGGCCGCCGTGCGGGCCGTCCGCACCTACACCTACCGTGAGTTCTCGGCGCGGGCCCTCGCCCTCGGTGAGGAGATCCTCGCGCACACCCGGCCCGGGTCGTTGGTCGCCCTCGACGCGACCGGCCCCGCCGGCGGGGCGCTCGGCATCCTCGCTGCCGTCGGCGCCGGGTGCGCGGTCCTTCCTCTGAACCGGGAGAGCCCGCCCGCCCACCGCGAGCGGGTCCTCGCGAACGCCAGGCCGTCCCTCGTCCTGCGCGAGACGGCGGAGTGCGTGTTCGCCATCGAGCCCGCGGCCGCCGCGGGGGGGCCGGTCGTCCCCCGCGAGCCGGTCATGGCCGACATCGCCTACGTCATGTACACCTCGGGATCGACCGGGTTGCCGAAGGGCGTCATGGTCCCGCACACGGCGCTGCTGGACCGGCTGGCGGGGCTCGCCTCCACACCGGGGCTCGCGGCGGGCGAGGTGATGGTCGCCGCGACGGCCCTGTCCTTCGACATCTCCATGGCGGAGATGCTGCTGCCGCTGACGGTCGGGGCGTCCTTCCTCGCCGTGCCGGACGACGTGCGCTTCGACCCGTACCTGTTCCAGGAATTCGTCGACAAGCACGCCCCGCAGGTCATCCAGGCCACACCCAGCTTCTGGCGCATGCTCCTCGCGACGGAGTGGCAGGGTGCCACGGGCGCCAGACTCTGGTGCGGCGGAGAGGCCCTCACCCCGGAACTCGCACGTCGCCTTCTGCCCCGCGGCGCGGAGCTGTGGAACATGTACGGCCCGACGGAAGCCACGATCTGGGCCACCGCCGCGCGCGTCGAGCAGCCCGATGTGATCTCTCTGGGAAGCCCGCTGGACGGCAGTGGCCTCTACCTGGCCGCCGTGGACGACAGCGGTACGACCCACCTGGGTCAGACGGTCACCGAGCCCGGCACGGCCGGCGAGATCGTCCTGTCCGGGGCGGGGATCGCACTCGGCTACCTGGACCGGGACGACCTGACCGCCGAGCGGTTCCCCACCGGGGACACCGCCGGAGTCGGCGGGCGGCTCTACCGCACGGGTGACCGCGGAAGATACCGGCCGGACGGCTCCCTGGAGTTCCTCGGGCGCGTCGACGACCAGATCAAACTGCGCGGCCATCGCATCGAACTCGGTGAGATCGAGGCCGTGTTGGAAGAGCACCCCGACATCACCGCCGCGGTCGCCGTCCTGCGCGACGCCGACCGGCCGGAGCACGCGTCGATCACCGCCCACGTCACCGCCCGCCGGGAGGGAGTGTCCGGCAAGGCCCTGAGGACCTGGCTGCGCGAGCGGCTCCCGGCCGGTCACTGCCCGAGCCGCATCGTGGTGCGCGGGACCCTCCCGCGCACCACGGCCGGAAAGATCGACCGGGTGCTGCTGGCCGCCGAATAG
- a CDS encoding valine--pyruvate transaminase, producing the protein MQLSLSGAKMAGVSGLRSIMEDVAASTADASAGDWLNLSVGNPASVPEASDMWRTALADSLAEDFGRASCRYGPSRGSRSLIEAVVEYFRRAYGWRIGPENVVVGPGSQMLCFAAAALFTGPGTRGERKIVLPMVPDYTGYQGMCMHAGGIVGVPPRIEREGDHRFRYALDVEGLRRQSDIGMMLVSSPGNPTGRALDRADLDALTTLAAERDVPLLLDQAYGSPFPRIAEVRTEPVLHDHLINCFSASKAGLPGERVGFAIGSPEYVDALASFMSNSVLHAPQLPQAALARIMRDGRLDDVTREAIVPYYREKKRFAADLLAETMPADMDWRMHSGAGGMFCWLWVDHPWFDDVELYRRLKERRVFVVPGRHFFVDPLSSPAVAGHATRCFRISLSAEEKVLTEGIRHVADVLREMRAEAPVTTR; encoded by the coding sequence ATGCAGTTGTCACTGAGCGGCGCGAAGATGGCCGGTGTCTCCGGCCTGCGCAGCATCATGGAGGACGTGGCCGCCAGCACGGCGGACGCGTCAGCGGGTGACTGGCTCAACCTCAGCGTGGGCAATCCTGCCTCCGTCCCGGAGGCGAGCGACATGTGGCGGACCGCGCTGGCGGACTCGCTGGCCGAGGACTTCGGGCGGGCGAGCTGCCGCTACGGCCCCTCGCGCGGCAGCCGGTCCCTCATCGAGGCCGTCGTCGAGTACTTCCGCAGGGCGTACGGCTGGCGGATCGGCCCGGAGAACGTCGTGGTGGGCCCGGGCAGCCAGATGCTGTGCTTCGCCGCGGCCGCCCTCTTCACCGGCCCCGGAACGCGGGGGGAGCGAAAGATCGTCCTGCCCATGGTCCCCGACTACACCGGCTACCAGGGCATGTGCATGCACGCAGGGGGCATCGTCGGAGTGCCGCCCCGCATCGAGCGAGAGGGCGACCACCGCTTCCGCTACGCCCTGGACGTCGAGGGCCTGAGGCGGCAGTCGGACATCGGCATGATGCTGGTCTCCAGCCCCGGCAACCCCACCGGACGCGCCCTGGACCGGGCGGACCTGGACGCGCTGACCACGCTGGCGGCCGAGCGTGACGTACCGCTGCTCCTGGACCAGGCGTACGGCTCCCCGTTCCCCCGGATCGCCGAGGTGCGCACCGAGCCGGTGCTGCACGACCACCTGATCAACTGCTTCTCCGCGTCCAAGGCCGGGCTGCCCGGGGAACGCGTCGGGTTCGCGATCGGCTCCCCTGAGTACGTCGACGCGCTGGCGTCGTTCATGTCCAACTCCGTCCTGCACGCCCCTCAGCTCCCCCAGGCCGCCCTGGCCCGCATCATGCGGGATGGGCGGCTCGACGATGTCACCCGGGAGGCGATCGTCCCCTACTACCGGGAGAAGAAGCGCTTCGCCGCGGACCTGCTGGCGGAGACGATGCCGGCGGACATGGACTGGCGGATGCACTCCGGTGCCGGGGGGATGTTCTGCTGGCTGTGGGTGGACCACCCGTGGTTCGACGACGTCGAGCTGTACCGCAGGCTGAAGGAGAGACGGGTGTTCGTCGTGCCGGGCCGGCACTTCTTCGTGGACCCGCTCTCCTCCCCTGCCGTGGCCGGCCACGCGACCCGGTGCTTCCGCATCAGTCTCAGCGCCGAGGAGAAGGTGCTCACCGAAGGCATCCGCCACGTGGCCGATGTGCTGCGAGAGATGCGCGCCGAGGCGCCCGTGACGACCAGGTGA
- a CDS encoding MFS transporter — protein sequence MDLRFRALVCAYAVSGYGNYLNLIALSLFSYEATGTAFGVGLVMALRLFSGFVAGLTAAALSARTTRLRTMVRADLAQGLVMTVLALCATDTPTWLLCCAVVVMGAGNTYFTVALRSSIPAMVGQESRTRANGLLVTARSIATVLGFASAAPVIGLGGYGAAFAVNAASFAVSAGALLVLRPRTDGEEEPAREGDGRGKDADRPWRRPRLWHGVAGLPGLLLGMILLRGVDALASSSHNVALPVVAHAGSPSDPALFMTRFWVAWAVGTIAAHLVLKRTQGGSAWGERAFAFGTSAMSVSFVAAFTGLPAAGLMAAAACAGFADGWTEIVYTSRLQAAPDRQRSRLFGMSATAETAGFALGTVLAAAALEALPALTVVGMFHGAAVCGALLLLLFAAAAVRRSSTSGEEEGDTHGARTGTGTLPGS from the coding sequence GTGGACCTGCGTTTCCGTGCCCTCGTCTGCGCGTACGCGGTGTCCGGCTACGGCAACTACCTGAACCTGATCGCGCTGAGCCTCTTCTCGTACGAGGCCACCGGCACGGCCTTCGGGGTGGGCCTGGTGATGGCGCTGCGTCTGTTCTCGGGGTTCGTCGCAGGGCTCACCGCAGCCGCGCTGTCGGCCAGGACCACCCGCCTGCGGACGATGGTCCGCGCGGACCTCGCCCAGGGCCTCGTCATGACCGTCCTGGCCCTGTGCGCGACCGATACGCCGACCTGGCTGCTGTGCTGCGCCGTCGTCGTCATGGGGGCGGGGAACACGTACTTCACCGTCGCCCTGCGCAGTTCCATCCCCGCGATGGTCGGCCAGGAGTCCCGTACCCGCGCGAACGGGCTGCTGGTCACGGCGCGTTCGATCGCCACCGTGCTGGGCTTCGCCTCGGCTGCTCCCGTCATCGGATTGGGCGGTTACGGCGCAGCCTTCGCGGTCAACGCCGCAAGCTTCGCGGTGTCGGCGGGGGCACTGCTCGTCCTGCGGCCGCGCACGGACGGCGAGGAGGAGCCCGCACGGGAAGGGGACGGCCGGGGCAAGGACGCCGACCGCCCGTGGCGCCGCCCGCGCCTGTGGCACGGGGTGGCCGGGCTTCCCGGCCTGCTGCTCGGCATGATCCTGCTCCGGGGGGTCGACGCCCTCGCGTCCTCCTCGCACAACGTCGCCCTGCCCGTGGTCGCACACGCCGGCTCCCCGTCCGATCCGGCGCTGTTCATGACCCGGTTCTGGGTGGCGTGGGCGGTGGGCACCATCGCCGCCCACCTGGTGCTCAAGCGCACCCAGGGGGGATCGGCGTGGGGCGAACGGGCCTTCGCGTTCGGTACGTCGGCGATGTCGGTGTCCTTCGTGGCGGCGTTCACCGGCCTGCCCGCCGCCGGTCTCATGGCCGCCGCCGCGTGCGCGGGCTTCGCGGACGGCTGGACCGAGATCGTCTACACATCACGCCTTCAGGCCGCACCCGACCGGCAGCGCAGCCGGCTGTTCGGGATGTCCGCCACGGCGGAGACGGCCGGCTTCGCGCTGGGCACGGTGCTGGCCGCGGCGGCTCTCGAAGCGCTGCCCGCCCTGACGGTCGTCGGGATGTTCCACGGGGCGGCGGTGTGCGGGGCGCTGCTCCTGCTGCTGTTCGCCGCAGCCGCGGTCCGGAGGTCGTCCACGAGTGGAGAAGAAGAAGGGGACACGCATGGAGCGCGTACAGGGACAGGCACTTTGCCGGGGTCCTGA
- a CDS encoding condensation domain-containing protein encodes MKTAPLTFGQLSVLRDLDLSGPDEQSDGNLPLVLDVPSGTGVDEAAAAWERLVERHEALRTVYDRRAAEPTQTVQPFQGVRLDTVELPAPTREAALDVAGEWAEEEIRFDVEHSWRAAVGVHQGVATHLVCVVHHLAVDSAACTLLEDEFRTLVSGGTLAPDPPQPVDLALEQHGDEQQRRQTIEFWLDEWRGFVEEDRQGGDRSRRHRAALYSERAQDAARAVSERLSVSVQSVVLGAVALVLFDLRGRDRATFGLLAGNRMDKRWQTLLSSMNQLAPMTVAADRDAAPAVFLRMLYMNSLERLLHGSYSIDELRARLTETGCANPDPLQFDCYFNYLGDIAEPPAEGSPARDDIEWFADAWQGGPRFNLRAATGTGLHLSLTASDDYLGAGVTGRFLASVEAALVDLADGAPETVGAVDLAPLRKVSPPPAQDGDTGHE; translated from the coding sequence GTGAAGACCGCCCCGCTGACCTTCGGTCAGCTGTCGGTGCTGAGGGATCTCGATCTGTCGGGACCTGACGAGCAGAGCGATGGCAATCTCCCCCTCGTCCTCGACGTCCCCTCCGGTACGGGCGTGGACGAGGCCGCCGCGGCCTGGGAGCGGCTGGTCGAGCGGCACGAGGCGCTGCGGACCGTCTACGACCGCCGCGCCGCCGAGCCCACCCAGACGGTCCAGCCGTTTCAGGGCGTCCGGCTCGACACGGTCGAACTGCCCGCCCCCACCCGGGAAGCGGCTCTGGACGTCGCCGGGGAGTGGGCGGAGGAGGAGATCCGCTTCGACGTGGAGCACTCCTGGCGCGCCGCCGTCGGCGTCCACCAGGGTGTCGCCACCCACCTGGTGTGCGTCGTGCACCACCTGGCGGTCGACAGCGCCGCCTGCACCCTGCTGGAGGACGAGTTCCGCACCCTCGTCTCCGGGGGCACACTCGCCCCCGACCCGCCCCAGCCCGTCGACCTGGCGCTGGAGCAGCACGGCGACGAGCAGCAGCGCCGCCAGACGATCGAGTTCTGGCTCGACGAGTGGCGGGGGTTCGTCGAGGAGGACCGGCAGGGCGGCGACAGGAGCCGGCGCCACCGCGCGGCGCTCTACTCCGAGCGCGCCCAGGACGCCGCCCGCGCGGTCTCCGAACGCCTCTCGGTGTCCGTCCAGTCCGTGGTCCTCGGCGCTGTCGCACTCGTCCTGTTCGACCTGAGGGGCCGCGACCGGGCGACGTTCGGCCTGCTCGCCGGCAACCGCATGGACAAGCGCTGGCAGACGCTGCTCAGCAGCATGAACCAGCTCGCCCCGATGACCGTCGCCGCCGACCGGGACGCAGCGCCCGCGGTGTTCCTGCGCATGCTCTACATGAACAGCCTGGAACGCCTGCTCCACGGCTCGTACAGCATCGACGAACTGCGCGCCCGGCTCACGGAGACCGGCTGCGCCAACCCCGATCCCCTGCAGTTCGACTGCTACTTCAACTACCTCGGGGACATCGCCGAGCCCCCGGCCGAGGGATCACCCGCGCGCGACGACATCGAGTGGTTCGCCGACGCCTGGCAGGGCGGGCCGCGCTTCAACCTCAGGGCCGCCACGGGCACCGGCCTGCACCTGTCCCTGACCGCGAGCGACGACTACCTCGGCGCCGGGGTGACCGGCCGCTTCCTCGCCTCCGTCGAGGCCGCGCTGGTGGACCTCGCCGACGGCGCGCCGGAGACCGTGGGCGCCGTCGACCTGGCCCCGCTGCGGAAGGTGAGCCCGCCGCCCGCACAGGACGGGGACACCGGCCATGAGTGA
- a CDS encoding amino acid adenylation domain-containing protein — protein MARDTATSAYEHGELIDEAVSRQARARPDAVAVVQGGHRLTYGELDAASDDYAAGLRALGVSPGHRVPVLMSRSPQYAAVVLAILKCGAAYAALDPRWPEERVSSILRRLQPPLAVLEKPQDLHVPTWSAADHPVDEAVRRRRRVPAAVRDGGSEATIFFTSGSTGVPKGVVTPHRATTRLFQPGGFADLGPGHVMLASVALPWDVASMELWGPLTSGGTVALVEDEYLLPSGLAALVRDQGVDTAWLTTSLFNAFVDEDPSCFLGLRHVMTGGERLSPHHVRRFLDVHPTVRLTNGYGPVESCVFTTTHDIVLTDTELPHGIPIGRPVPHTTVHVMRDGRTCPPGETGEICIGGDGLAVEYLGMPQDTAARFVDTDVDGETVRVYRTGDLGFTTPDGLLHYVGRADRQVKIRGRRIEPLEIENVCLALPHVKQAVAVPVPGADGAYTAMVLFYVAESGAPEDAAAPAAVRAHLVAGLPPHSVPDDLRRVDAIPLSATGKTDTARLLSTARRAPGGPQSETTAPEEPAPSPNRWAAVVLEEIRALLKTDAAPDAPFAVLGGTSLDAIRLCARLSDRTGISVPVSAFLRHPTADGLAEFLESRSAPVPTQPAGRADRVRLDGIQAHFGLLHELDPSDSAALCHLLWEVTGPLDTDALEQALNDLQRRHEALGSAYRLDPEPVAFTPESTHPIRVETLTCGDGTQDARTLVEEALNRPLPIEDARVWRCVHAPVDADTGLVGLTVHHIAFDGWSQDLLIAELTHAYDARARGAEPRFEHPAPTLRALADEAARFHDRDEAAAQLAYWTRHLADLPVLALPAPGAEPDRSFGSHGFTVDPVVAARLRTEAGQLGATLFLPLAAGYAAALADVTGQADFGIGVPLVRRSGPASMAAVSCLVDVVCLRLPEGGGGPALADLAEAARPAVEDAFARQDVAFAEVVRAIRPPRTGRNPLYQTMFAVQNAVPEELALSGCAVRRLPMEPPAAMHEIVCEIWPTADGGLRVDISFQADRVASGTAHRLARVYEELLVSGKRPAAQHV, from the coding sequence ATGGCGCGTGATACAGCGACCAGTGCGTACGAACACGGCGAGCTTATTGACGAGGCGGTGTCCCGCCAGGCCCGCGCACGGCCCGACGCCGTCGCCGTCGTACAGGGCGGCCACCGCCTGACGTACGGGGAACTGGACGCCGCGAGCGACGACTACGCCGCCGGACTGCGCGCCCTGGGCGTCTCCCCGGGACACCGGGTGCCCGTACTGATGAGCCGCTCGCCCCAGTACGCGGCCGTCGTCCTCGCCATCCTCAAGTGCGGGGCCGCCTACGCCGCCCTGGACCCGCGCTGGCCCGAGGAGCGGGTGAGCTCCATCCTCCGGCGGCTCCAACCGCCCCTCGCGGTCCTGGAGAAGCCCCAGGACCTGCATGTACCCACGTGGTCCGCGGCCGACCACCCCGTCGACGAGGCGGTACGGCGCCGGCGCCGCGTCCCCGCCGCGGTCCGCGACGGCGGCAGCGAGGCCACCATCTTCTTCACCTCGGGCAGCACCGGCGTCCCCAAGGGCGTCGTCACCCCGCACCGGGCCACCACCCGGCTGTTCCAGCCCGGCGGCTTCGCCGACCTCGGCCCTGGCCACGTCATGCTCGCGTCGGTCGCGCTCCCCTGGGACGTCGCCAGCATGGAGCTGTGGGGGCCCCTCACCAGCGGGGGCACGGTGGCCCTGGTGGAGGACGAGTACCTGCTGCCCTCGGGGCTCGCCGCGCTCGTACGCGACCAGGGCGTCGACACCGCATGGCTCACCACCTCCCTCTTCAACGCCTTCGTCGACGAGGACCCTTCCTGCTTCCTCGGCCTGCGGCACGTGATGACCGGCGGGGAGAGGCTGTCGCCGCACCATGTGCGCCGCTTCCTGGACGTCCACCCGACGGTGCGGCTGACCAACGGCTACGGACCCGTCGAGTCCTGCGTCTTCACCACCACGCACGACATCGTGCTGACAGACACGGAACTTCCGCACGGCATCCCCATCGGCAGGCCCGTGCCGCACACGACGGTCCACGTGATGCGTGACGGCCGGACGTGTCCGCCGGGCGAGACCGGGGAGATCTGCATCGGCGGGGACGGACTCGCCGTCGAGTACCTGGGCATGCCGCAGGACACGGCCGCACGGTTCGTGGACACCGACGTCGACGGCGAGACCGTCCGCGTCTACCGGACCGGCGATCTCGGGTTCACCACCCCCGACGGACTCCTCCACTACGTCGGCCGCGCCGACCGCCAGGTCAAGATCCGGGGACGGCGGATCGAGCCGCTGGAGATCGAGAACGTCTGCCTCGCCCTGCCGCACGTCAAGCAGGCGGTCGCGGTGCCCGTGCCCGGCGCCGACGGCGCCTACACCGCCATGGTCCTCTTCTACGTCGCGGAGTCCGGCGCCCCCGAGGACGCCGCCGCACCGGCGGCCGTACGGGCCCACCTCGTCGCCGGGCTGCCTCCCCACAGCGTCCCCGACGACCTGCGGCGCGTCGACGCCATCCCGCTCTCGGCCACCGGCAAGACGGACACCGCGCGGCTGCTGTCGACGGCCCGCCGGGCCCCCGGCGGGCCGCAGTCGGAGACGACCGCTCCCGAAGAGCCCGCACCGTCACCAAACCGGTGGGCGGCGGTCGTTCTGGAGGAGATCCGTGCCCTGCTGAAGACCGACGCCGCGCCCGACGCGCCGTTCGCGGTCCTCGGCGGCACGTCCCTGGACGCCATCCGGCTCTGCGCTCGCCTCTCGGACCGTACGGGCATCTCCGTGCCGGTCTCCGCCTTCCTGCGCCATCCCACGGCCGACGGTCTCGCGGAGTTCCTGGAAAGCCGCTCCGCGCCCGTCCCGACGCAACCGGCCGGCCGAGCCGACCGCGTCCGCCTCGACGGCATCCAGGCCCACTTCGGCCTGCTGCACGAGTTGGATCCGAGCGACTCCGCCGCCCTCTGCCACCTGCTGTGGGAGGTCACCGGCCCGCTGGACACCGACGCCCTGGAACAGGCCCTCAACGACCTGCAGCGGCGCCACGAGGCCCTCGGGTCGGCCTACCGGCTCGACCCCGAACCGGTGGCCTTCACGCCCGAGTCCACGCACCCCATCCGCGTCGAGACGCTCACCTGCGGTGACGGGACCCAGGACGCCCGGACCCTGGTGGAGGAGGCCCTGAACCGGCCTCTGCCCATCGAGGACGCGCGGGTCTGGCGGTGCGTCCACGCCCCGGTGGACGCCGACACGGGCCTGGTCGGCCTCACCGTCCACCACATCGCCTTCGACGGCTGGTCGCAGGACCTCCTCATCGCCGAGCTGACACACGCCTACGACGCCCGCGCCCGCGGGGCCGAGCCGCGCTTCGAGCACCCCGCACCGACCCTGCGCGCCCTGGCCGACGAGGCCGCGCGCTTCCACGACCGCGACGAGGCCGCCGCCCAACTGGCCTACTGGACCCGGCACCTCGCGGACCTGCCGGTACTCGCCCTGCCCGCGCCCGGAGCGGAGCCGGACCGGTCGTTCGGAAGCCACGGCTTCACCGTGGACCCGGTGGTCGCCGCCCGGCTGCGCACCGAGGCCGGACAGCTCGGAGCGACCCTGTTCCTGCCCCTCGCGGCCGGCTACGCCGCCGCGCTCGCCGACGTGACCGGACAGGCTGACTTCGGCATCGGCGTCCCCCTCGTGCGCCGCTCCGGACCCGCCTCCATGGCGGCCGTCTCGTGCCTGGTGGACGTCGTGTGCCTGCGGCTGCCGGAAGGGGGCGGCGGGCCGGCGCTCGCGGACCTGGCGGAGGCGGCACGTCCCGCCGTCGAGGACGCCTTCGCCCGCCAGGACGTGGCGTTCGCGGAGGTGGTCCGCGCGATCCGGCCGCCCAGGACCGGACGCAACCCGCTGTACCAGACGATGTTCGCCGTGCAGAACGCCGTACCCGAGGAACTCGCCCTCTCCGGCTGCGCGGTGCGGCGCCTGCCGATGGAGCCGCCCGCCGCCATGCACGAGATCGTCTGCGAGATCTGGCCGACGGCCGACGGCGGGCTGCGGGTGGACATCAGCTTCCAGGCCGACCGCGTCGCCTCCGGCACGGCACACCGCCTCGCCCGCGTCTACGAGGAACTGCTGGTGTCCGGGAAACGGCCGGCCGCCCAGCACGTGTGA
- a CDS encoding cytochrome P450 — MSDTLQAAQDTAPRAGRCPYHVTGRAQADPCMDYLHLRDDEPVRWDEDLGVWLVTGFREATELLRNPSLSAAWPEHGRTKLHTPAEGESGDGSRTSELVRMWFMFNDDPGHAASRKIVAPLFSAERLAAARTFVEGLVDELLAPHRDVLDVMDDLAVPLSSRVICHVLGLPEDVAPRLAVWAPDIAALLVADYLPEVVTRGYRALHEVTAAVDEALRGEVPEDSGLWLLREAHRRGEIGLQDVWATASLLIYAGFETTSTFIGKAVRATLHAGVRPGDLKADPAAAVEELLRFDTSVQQVARFATAPIDVAGQRVAAGDLVLIMLGAANRDLDVFEGPDHLRPGREIRRHLTFGFGAHYCLGAGLARLEAEAALRGLGERWDVIEEASAPVTRSHYGLTVLEHLKVRGGTRNGA, encoded by the coding sequence ATGAGTGACACCTTGCAGGCGGCCCAGGACACCGCCCCCCGTGCGGGCCGGTGCCCGTACCACGTGACCGGTCGCGCCCAGGCGGACCCCTGCATGGACTACCTCCACCTGCGGGACGACGAGCCGGTCCGCTGGGACGAGGACCTCGGGGTGTGGCTGGTCACCGGATTCCGCGAGGCGACCGAGTTGCTGCGCAACCCGTCCCTGTCGGCGGCCTGGCCCGAGCACGGCAGGACCAAGCTGCACACTCCGGCCGAGGGCGAGAGCGGCGACGGGAGCCGCACCTCGGAACTGGTGCGCATGTGGTTCATGTTCAACGACGACCCCGGCCACGCCGCCTCCCGCAAGATCGTCGCCCCGCTCTTCTCGGCCGAACGCCTGGCGGCGGCACGCACCTTCGTGGAAGGGCTCGTCGACGAACTCCTCGCGCCGCACCGCGACGTCCTCGACGTCATGGACGACCTCGCCGTGCCGCTGTCGAGCCGGGTCATCTGCCACGTCCTCGGGCTGCCCGAGGACGTCGCTCCCCGCCTCGCCGTCTGGGCTCCCGACATCGCGGCGTTGCTCGTCGCGGACTACCTCCCCGAGGTCGTCACCCGCGGGTACCGGGCGCTGCACGAGGTGACCGCGGCCGTCGACGAGGCGCTCCGGGGCGAGGTGCCCGAGGACTCGGGCCTGTGGCTGCTGCGCGAGGCGCACCGGCGCGGCGAGATCGGGCTCCAGGACGTGTGGGCCACCGCGAGCCTGCTCATCTACGCCGGTTTCGAGACGACCTCCACCTTCATCGGCAAGGCCGTACGGGCCACCCTGCACGCGGGTGTCCGGCCGGGCGACCTGAAGGCCGACCCGGCCGCCGCCGTGGAGGAGTTGCTGCGCTTCGACACCTCCGTGCAGCAGGTCGCCCGCTTCGCGACGGCGCCCATCGACGTCGCAGGGCAGCGCGTCGCGGCCGGCGACCTCGTACTGATCATGCTGGGAGCGGCCAACCGCGACCTGGACGTCTTCGAAGGCCCCGACCACCTGCGGCCCGGCCGGGAGATCAGACGTCACCTCACCTTCGGGTTCGGCGCGCACTACTGCCTGGGGGCCGGACTGGCGCGGCTGGAGGCCGAGGCCGCCCTGCGAGGTCTCGGTGAACGGTGGGACGTGATCGAGGAGGCCTCCGCCCCGGTGACCCGGTCGCACTACGGCCTCACCGTCCTGGAACACCTCAAGGTCAGAGGGGGGACCCGCAATGGCGCGTGA